The Planktothrix tepida PCC 9214 genome has a segment encoding these proteins:
- a CDS encoding DMT family transporter, whose protein sequence is MQGFSSASPGLIWGVVIVGVMAISVGSILVRLALNAADQSGIGFSLVMAAIRLTGASLIVLPTALKVQWRSLSFQAFSYAVAAGCCLAFHFATWITSLSYTSIAASTTLVTTTPIWVAILSRFWLKEKLSSLKIIGIGIAFLGGIMIGLSDTQGGDFYSNPFLGNSLALIGAWAVSFYLMFGREAQQRGFSLGGYVIVAYTVASMILLPLPLMLGVGYTDYPAKVYLYLLLMAIVPQLVGHTSFNWAINQISPTLVTLAILLEPIGASFLGYLCFNEVPPLAVLIGGIIVLTGVAIAVINS, encoded by the coding sequence ATGCAGGGTTTTTCTTCAGCCTCTCCAGGATTAATTTGGGGGGTGGTTATTGTTGGGGTTATGGCAATTTCCGTCGGATCAATTTTAGTGCGCCTCGCCTTAAATGCTGCGGATCAAAGTGGTATTGGTTTTAGTTTAGTCATGGCGGCGATTCGCTTAACTGGAGCCTCCCTAATTGTATTACCAACAGCCTTAAAAGTTCAATGGCGATCGCTTTCTTTCCAAGCTTTTAGTTATGCAGTTGCAGCCGGATGTTGTTTAGCGTTTCATTTCGCTACCTGGATTACCTCTTTATCCTATACTTCCATTGCAGCTTCCACAACTTTAGTGACCACTACTCCAATTTGGGTGGCAATTTTATCGAGATTTTGGTTAAAAGAAAAACTCTCTTCTCTAAAAATTATAGGAATTGGAATCGCCTTTTTAGGGGGAATTATGATTGGCTTGAGTGATACTCAAGGAGGAGATTTTTATTCTAATCCTTTCCTGGGAAATAGTTTAGCATTAATTGGAGCTTGGGCTGTTAGTTTTTATTTAATGTTTGGGCGGGAAGCTCAACAACGGGGATTTTCCCTGGGGGGTTATGTTATCGTTGCTTATACTGTTGCATCAATGATTTTATTACCCTTACCGTTGATGTTGGGTGTGGGTTATACCGATTATCCCGCTAAGGTTTATTTATATCTTTTATTAATGGCAATTGTACCTCAATTAGTCGGTCATACCAGTTTTAATTGGGCGATTAATCAAATTTCTCCTACTTTAGTTACTTTAGCCATTTTATTAGAACCCATTGGAGCTAGTTTTTTAGGTTATTTATGCTTTAATGAAGTTCCTCCCTTAGCCGTATTAATCGGGGGAATAATTGTTTTAACAGGAGTAGCGATCGCTGTAATTAATTCTTAA
- a CDS encoding SDR family NAD(P)-dependent oxidoreductase: MTSTVLITGASQGSGKATALLFAQKGYNVILAAREPERLEAVAEEVLSLGVSTLAIPTDVTDIEQVRYLVEKALDYYETLDVLVNNAGICLTASVEHTTLEDWHLLMNTNFFGYVNLIHALLPHFLAQKQGTIVNVGSFGGKIPFPQMAAYCASKYAVVGLTESLRLEVQKKGIQVCAVHPGIINSNFMERAQFRGENELEVEQLRQRLDSALASTWVSQPEDIAQAIWNAVEKKQNEVIVGSAVLATETYRLFPGLMEWVLNQSSVMNT; this comes from the coding sequence ATGACATCAACCGTTTTAATTACAGGGGCTTCCCAAGGAAGTGGTAAAGCAACCGCTTTATTATTTGCACAGAAGGGCTACAATGTGATTTTAGCAGCACGGGAACCTGAACGTTTAGAAGCTGTTGCGGAGGAAGTTTTATCTTTAGGGGTTTCAACCTTAGCCATTCCAACGGATGTCACCGATATTGAACAAGTTCGCTATTTAGTCGAAAAAGCTTTAGATTATTATGAAACCCTTGATGTTTTAGTAAATAATGCTGGGATTTGTTTGACTGCATCCGTTGAACATACAACTTTAGAAGATTGGCATTTATTAATGAATACTAACTTCTTTGGTTATGTCAATCTAATTCACGCTTTATTACCCCATTTTTTAGCTCAAAAACAGGGAACCATTGTGAATGTAGGTTCCTTTGGTGGGAAAATTCCTTTTCCACAAATGGCTGCCTATTGTGCGAGTAAATATGCTGTGGTTGGATTAACTGAATCCTTGAGATTAGAAGTGCAAAAAAAGGGGATTCAGGTTTGTGCCGTTCATCCTGGTATTATTAATAGTAATTTTATGGAACGAGCGCAATTTCGAGGAGAAAATGAGTTAGAAGTTGAACAATTGCGTCAACGTTTGGACTCTGCTTTAGCGTCTACCTGGGTGAGTCAACCGGAAGATATTGCTCAAGCCATTTGGAATGCTGTTGAGAAAAAACAAAATGAAGTCATCGTTGGCTCGGCTGTATTAGCGACAGAAACCTATCGATTATTCCCTGGATTAATGGAGTGGGTTTTGAATCAATCAAGCGTTATGAACACTTAA
- a CDS encoding sensor histidine kinase, producing the protein MVEINIQDNRLSLRNLDEQPIHILSQIQPHGVLFVLEEPDLRILQVSSNIESILGISPEIMVHNHLSDLLDPFQMERIETGLKQDNLDFINPTKIWFRVKGDDYVIFDGVFHRNSEGYLVLELEPTTSQENIPFLSFYHLARVSINQLEASANLRDFCQIIVKEVRKVTGFDRVMLYKFDEDEHGEVIAEEKREEMEPYVGLHYPASDIPKPARRMFSSNWIRLIPDAASEPVKLFPEVNPISHRPTDLTCSILRSASPCHLQYLNNMGVGSSLTISLIKEGKLWGLIACHHLTPKYVSYELRKACEFLGRVIFSELSEREETEDYDYRIQLTYIQSALIDYMAQEENFIDGLIKHQPNLLDLTNAQGAAIYFGGQFTLIGETPSEEDLNFLVQWLRKQGDEEAFYTDSLPRIYSDAERFKAVGSGVLAIPISNKNYVLWFRPEVIQTVKWGGNPSQAFETTHTDGQVFLSPRKSFEQWKETVRLKSLPWKQVEIKMALELRKAIINIVLRQADELAQLAHDLERSNAELKKFAYVASHDLQEPLNQVANYVQLLEMRYQKALDDDAKEFITYAVEGVSLMQTLIDDVLAYSKVDMQGIEFQFTEVETALDRALSNLRKRIAESRAIITHDPMPTVMADSTQLMQLFQNLIGNAIKFRSDKPPEIHIGAQRIEDAWLFSVQDNGIGIDSQFAERIFIIFQRLHTRDEYPGTGMGLAICKKIVECHRGKIWVESELDLGSTFYFTIPVGGRERERRNGRKIQNDLFGRG; encoded by the coding sequence ATGGTAGAGATAAACATACAAGACAATCGGTTGAGCTTAAGAAATTTAGATGAACAACCCATCCATATTCTAAGCCAAATTCAACCTCATGGCGTGTTATTCGTTTTAGAAGAACCCGACCTCAGAATTTTACAAGTTAGTAGTAATATTGAGTCAATTTTAGGGATTTCTCCTGAAATAATGGTGCATAACCATTTATCGGATTTACTTGATCCGTTTCAAATGGAACGAATAGAAACAGGACTCAAACAAGATAACCTAGATTTTATTAACCCGACTAAAATTTGGTTCCGAGTTAAGGGCGATGATTATGTTATTTTTGATGGGGTCTTTCATCGCAACTCTGAAGGGTATTTAGTTTTAGAATTAGAACCCACAACGTCCCAAGAAAATATTCCGTTCTTAAGTTTTTATCATTTAGCCAGAGTCTCGATTAATCAACTTGAAGCTTCTGCAAATTTACGAGATTTTTGTCAAATTATTGTCAAGGAAGTGCGGAAAGTCACCGGATTTGACCGGGTGATGTTATATAAATTTGATGAAGATGAACATGGAGAGGTTATAGCGGAAGAAAAACGGGAGGAAATGGAACCCTATGTAGGGCTACATTATCCGGCATCAGATATCCCTAAACCCGCAAGACGGATGTTTAGTTCCAATTGGATTCGCTTAATTCCTGATGCCGCCTCTGAACCCGTTAAACTGTTTCCAGAAGTCAATCCCATCAGCCATCGACCGACGGATTTAACCTGTTCTATTCTTCGCAGTGCTTCTCCTTGCCATCTGCAATATTTAAACAATATGGGAGTCGGTTCTTCCTTAACGATTTCCTTAATTAAAGAAGGAAAACTTTGGGGATTAATTGCCTGTCATCACCTTACCCCCAAATATGTATCCTATGAACTGCGGAAAGCTTGCGAATTTTTAGGACGAGTGATTTTTTCTGAACTTTCTGAACGGGAAGAAACAGAAGATTATGACTATCGGATTCAATTAACCTATATTCAATCGGCGTTGATTGATTATATGGCTCAGGAAGAAAACTTTATTGATGGTTTAATTAAACATCAACCCAATTTATTAGATTTAACCAATGCTCAAGGGGCTGCCATTTACTTTGGAGGACAATTTACTTTAATCGGTGAAACCCCTTCCGAAGAAGACTTAAATTTCTTAGTTCAATGGCTGCGGAAACAGGGAGATGAAGAAGCTTTTTATACCGATTCTTTGCCTCGAATTTATTCCGATGCTGAACGATTTAAAGCCGTTGGAAGTGGGGTATTAGCCATTCCCATTTCTAATAAAAATTATGTCCTGTGGTTCCGTCCCGAAGTCATCCAAACGGTGAAATGGGGAGGAAATCCAAGTCAAGCCTTTGAAACCACCCACACGGACGGTCAAGTTTTTCTCTCTCCTCGGAAATCCTTTGAACAGTGGAAAGAAACGGTTCGCTTAAAATCTCTTCCTTGGAAACAAGTTGAAATTAAAATGGCTTTAGAATTGCGAAAAGCCATTATTAATATTGTCCTGCGACAAGCGGATGAATTAGCCCAATTAGCCCATGATTTAGAACGGTCTAACGCCGAGTTGAAAAAGTTTGCTTATGTGGCATCTCATGATTTGCAAGAACCCTTAAATCAAGTGGCAAACTATGTACAACTGTTAGAAATGCGTTATCAAAAAGCCCTTGATGACGATGCTAAGGAATTTATTACCTATGCTGTTGAAGGGGTGAGTTTAATGCAAACCCTAATTGATGATGTGTTAGCCTATTCTAAAGTGGATATGCAGGGGATTGAGTTTCAATTTACTGAAGTTGAAACCGCTTTAGATCGAGCGTTATCCAACTTACGAAAACGCATTGCAGAAAGTCGCGCTATCATTACCCATGACCCTATGCCAACGGTGATGGCGGATAGCACTCAACTGATGCAATTGTTTCAAAATTTAATTGGTAATGCGATTAAATTTCGGAGTGATAAACCGCCAGAAATTCATATCGGAGCACAACGGATTGAAGATGCGTGGTTGTTCTCAGTTCAGGATAATGGCATTGGCATTGATTCGCAATTTGCAGAACGAATTTTTATCATTTTCCAACGTCTGCACACGCGAGATGAATACCCGGGTACAGGTATGGGATTAGCAATTTGTAAAAAAATTGTAGAATGCCATCGGGGAAAAATCTGGGTTGAATCTGAACTTGATTTAGGTTCAACATTCTACTTTACAATTCCTGTAGGAGGACGCGAACGTGAGCGCCGAAATGGACGAAAAATCCAAAATGATCTTTTTGGTCGAGGATAA
- a CDS encoding response regulator has protein sequence MSAEMDEKSKMIFLVEDNKADIRLIQEALKDSQLPHEVVTVRNGVDAMAYLRQEGEYVDAPRPDLILLDLNLPRKDGREVLAEIKADPSLKRIPVVVLTTSHNEEDIHHSYNLHVNCYITKSRNLSQLFTIVRGIEEFWLKTVTLPCD, from the coding sequence GTGAGCGCCGAAATGGACGAAAAATCCAAAATGATCTTTTTGGTCGAGGATAATAAAGCCGATATCCGTCTCATCCAAGAAGCGTTAAAAGATAGCCAACTCCCGCATGAAGTTGTAACGGTTAGAAATGGGGTTGATGCCATGGCATATCTTCGCCAAGAAGGAGAATATGTCGATGCACCTCGCCCCGATTTAATTCTTCTGGATTTAAACTTACCCCGAAAGGATGGGCGTGAAGTTTTAGCCGAGATTAAAGCTGACCCTAGCTTAAAACGAATTCCTGTCGTTGTCTTGACTACTTCCCACAATGAAGAGGATATTCATCATAGCTATAACCTTCATGTCAATTGTTATATTACAAAATCTCGTAACTTGAGCCAACTTTTTACGATTGTGCGAGGAATAGAAGAATTTTGGCTGAAAACTGTTACCTTACCTTGTGATTAA
- a CDS encoding hybrid sensor histidine kinase/response regulator, whose amino-acid sequence MRQIWNNEGTWKKQEAQYLFSVDSEPLPRYCEPPKSPSSYVLYSAHSSSSFSLLGRERSHSTMRPASSVKILLIEDNLAEARFLQELLKDSLCQPFSVVHVKRLGEALKELENTIFDVVLLDLTLPDSQGLESLARLIEQVPSLPIVVLTNTNDDELAIRAVRQGAQDYLIKRQVNGTVLVRSLRYAIERKHTLESLKAMNQALEMRVQESTQELVKAQEQNQLRSEFVSMISHDIKNPLNTILASTVLLQDYEQKLSQEKKVTLFQRIRSASKNMAQLLDEVLLIGEADSGQLQYQPSVINLEVFCRQLVEEIHLSAGEDCQINLDLKLSFKDVVVDSNLLRRILMNLLENAVKYSPQSQSVQFDVVVQDQTIDFCIQDQGIGIPSDSFPLLFEPFHRAKNVGSIPGTGLGLAIVKHCVEAHQGKIWIDSQIGMGTTFIVRLPLIKASEL is encoded by the coding sequence ATGCGGCAAATTTGGAACAATGAAGGAACTTGGAAGAAGCAAGAAGCTCAATATCTATTTTCCGTGGATTCAGAACCTTTACCTCGCTATTGTGAACCACCGAAAAGTCCAAGTTCCTATGTTCTTTATTCTGCCCATTCTTCTTCATCTTTCTCCTTATTAGGAAGGGAGAGAAGCCATTCAACGATGAGGCCCGCTAGTTCAGTGAAAATCTTGTTGATTGAAGACAACCTCGCTGAAGCGCGATTCTTGCAGGAATTGCTGAAAGATTCTCTGTGTCAACCCTTCAGTGTGGTTCATGTTAAACGTCTAGGAGAAGCCTTAAAAGAATTAGAGAACACGATTTTTGATGTCGTTTTATTAGATTTAACCCTTCCTGATAGTCAAGGGTTAGAATCCTTAGCGCGTTTGATTGAACAAGTCCCCAGTTTACCAATTGTCGTTTTAACGAATACCAATGACGATGAATTAGCCATTAGGGCAGTGCGTCAGGGGGCGCAAGATTATTTAATTAAACGACAAGTCAATGGAACAGTTTTAGTGCGTTCTTTGCGGTATGCCATTGAACGAAAGCATACCTTGGAAAGTTTAAAAGCGATGAATCAAGCTTTAGAAATGCGTGTCCAAGAAAGTACCCAAGAATTAGTGAAAGCTCAGGAACAAAATCAACTGAGATCTGAATTTGTTTCGATGATTTCTCATGATATTAAAAATCCTTTAAATACGATTTTGGCTTCCACCGTATTGCTGCAAGATTATGAGCAGAAATTATCCCAAGAAAAAAAAGTGACTTTATTTCAACGGATTCGGTCTGCTAGTAAAAATATGGCTCAATTATTGGATGAAGTTTTATTAATTGGGGAAGCGGATTCGGGTCAACTTCAATATCAACCGAGTGTGATCAATTTAGAGGTTTTTTGTCGCCAATTAGTTGAAGAAATACACTTGAGTGCAGGCGAAGACTGTCAAATTAATCTGGATTTAAAATTGAGTTTTAAAGACGTTGTGGTTGATTCTAATTTATTAAGAAGAATCTTAATGAATTTATTAGAAAACGCCGTTAAATATTCTCCGCAATCTCAGAGCGTTCAATTTGATGTGGTGGTTCAAGATCAGACCATTGACTTCTGTATCCAAGATCAAGGCATTGGAATTCCGAGCGATTCATTTCCCCTACTCTTTGAACCCTTCCATCGAGCTAAAAATGTAGGGTCTATACCTGGTACAGGGTTAGGTTTAGCCATTGTTAAACATTGTGTAGAGGCTCACCAAGGTAAAATTTGGATCGATAGTCAAATCGGAATGGGAACAACTTTTATTGTCCGTTTACCTCTGATCAAAGCTAGTGAACTGTAG
- a CDS encoding ABC transporter substrate-binding protein — MIEFNVRSAFIATTLISILLGCGWRQSSSTSDSKNPQKFVAVTQIVEHPSLDATRKGIQDELAAAGLKAGETLKWEWESAQGNPSTATQIANKFVGENPDVIVAIATPSAQASVAVARNIPVIFAAVTDPLGAKLVNNLEKPGGLVTGVTDLSPINKQLDLIQEITPTVKRLGVIYNGGEANSVSLVDFLKIEATKRGLTVVEATANRSSDVATSARSLVGKVEAIYIPTDNTIVSALESVIQVGIDNKVPIYVADTDSVKRGAMAGLSFNYYDVGRQTGKVVLQVLKGENPGNIPVKSVEKLQLFINIKSATAMGVKIPESVLRKADEKIE; from the coding sequence ATGATCGAGTTTAACGTAAGATCGGCGTTTATTGCGACAACCCTGATTAGCATATTGTTGGGATGTGGTTGGAGACAATCTTCTTCAACCTCGGATTCAAAAAATCCCCAAAAGTTTGTTGCTGTGACTCAAATTGTAGAACATCCCTCTTTAGATGCAACTCGGAAGGGAATTCAAGATGAATTAGCAGCAGCTGGATTAAAAGCCGGAGAAACCTTAAAATGGGAGTGGGAAAGTGCCCAAGGCAACCCTTCAACGGCAACCCAAATTGCCAATAAATTTGTGGGGGAAAACCCAGATGTAATTGTTGCGATCGCGACTCCTTCGGCTCAAGCTTCAGTGGCGGTAGCGAGAAATATTCCGGTAATTTTTGCCGCTGTTACTGACCCTTTAGGGGCGAAATTAGTCAATAATTTAGAAAAACCCGGAGGGTTAGTAACCGGAGTAACAGATTTATCTCCGATTAACAAACAGCTTGATTTAATTCAAGAAATTACGCCAACGGTGAAACGATTAGGGGTGATTTATAATGGGGGAGAAGCGAACTCTGTTTCGTTAGTAGATTTCTTGAAAATAGAAGCAACAAAACGGGGATTAACGGTGGTGGAAGCGACCGCAAATCGCTCAAGTGATGTGGCAACTTCTGCCCGGAGTTTAGTAGGGAAAGTGGAGGCAATTTATATTCCAACGGATAATACTATTGTATCAGCTTTAGAGTCCGTGATTCAAGTGGGAATTGACAATAAAGTTCCGATTTATGTCGCCGATACGGATTCAGTTAAACGCGGGGCTATGGCAGGATTAAGCTTTAATTATTATGATGTCGGGCGACAAACGGGAAAGGTCGTCTTACAAGTTTTAAAGGGAGAAAATCCGGGGAATATTCCCGTAAAATCTGTTGAGAAACTCCAACTGTTTATTAATATTAAATCAGCGACAGCAATGGGGGTAAAAATTCCTGAATCTGTGTTAAGAAAGGCAGATGAAAAGATTGAGTAG
- a CDS encoding trypsin-like peptidase domain-containing protein: MNLLKNFIKIFHQNRGAIILSIPFMSLSIPVLPQSLPFPISTPQEIALSPAEVNTIAGEITVRIDGPKGGSGFIVEKQGNTYYVLTNWHVVDRVGDYEIVTSDGKRYFVYYSLIQQLPNLDLALIPFSSSQRYRVAISADSNQIQPGSSIYVAGWPRSGTSLGQRLFLSTNGTLSERQQPRAGYSLVYTNLVRSGMSGGPILDDEGKVIGVNGIVQLGTNPDKIVSAGIPINYFLDWRKTARLSSIPTPPNNSAPVTTNRDLNSPVNPPNTLAAVNNSFSLATTITEQSGEILSLALSFPYIIIGNSNGTLSIWNVTTSGLTRTLSAHQGSIHSITLSRDSQYLVTGGEDGLIKIWDLATGLKSATLPLIQTIQAHNSPVLAVGLSPDGQKIASGSWDKTIKLWDAKTGQFLKTFIGHEQLVDAIAFSPDGKILASGSKDSSIKLWNVETGELIRTLKGHELSVLSLAISPDGETLASGSADGTIALWKLKTGQPIRRLSGHTDGVWSIVITTDGKTLISGSWDKTVKLWDLATGQLKGNLKGHSGYINAVSISPDGKTLVSGGWDGQVKVWNQP; the protein is encoded by the coding sequence ATGAATTTACTGAAAAATTTTATTAAAATTTTCCATCAAAACCGGGGTGCAATTATTCTCAGTATTCCCTTCATGAGTCTTTCGATTCCGGTTCTTCCTCAGTCTCTTCCTTTCCCCATCTCTACCCCTCAAGAAATTGCCCTATCTCCTGCCGAAGTAAATACCATTGCTGGAGAAATTACCGTTAGAATTGATGGGCCAAAAGGCGGATCCGGTTTTATTGTGGAAAAGCAAGGAAATACTTATTATGTGTTAACGAATTGGCACGTTGTTGATCGCGTTGGAGACTATGAAATTGTCACCTCCGATGGTAAACGCTACTTTGTTTATTATAGTTTAATTCAACAACTTCCTAACCTGGATTTAGCCTTAATTCCCTTTAGCAGTTCTCAACGGTATCGCGTGGCAATTTCTGCCGATTCCAATCAAATTCAGCCGGGGAGTTCGATTTATGTAGCCGGATGGCCCCGTTCAGGAACTTCCCTGGGACAGAGGCTTTTTTTAAGTACCAATGGAACCCTCAGTGAACGTCAACAACCCCGTGCGGGATATAGTTTAGTTTACACAAATTTAGTCAGAAGTGGAATGAGTGGCGGCCCGATTTTAGATGATGAAGGAAAGGTAATTGGAGTTAATGGAATTGTTCAGTTAGGTACAAATCCCGATAAAATTGTTTCGGCGGGAATCCCGATTAATTATTTTTTAGATTGGCGAAAAACGGCAAGATTATCTTCAATTCCCACCCCCCCAAACAATTCTGCACCTGTCACCACTAATCGTGATCTAAATTCTCCTGTCAACCCTCCTAATACCCTTGCTGCGGTGAATAATTCTTTTTCTTTAGCAACGACAATCACAGAACAATCAGGAGAAATTTTATCCTTAGCTTTATCTTTTCCTTATATTATTATTGGAAATAGTAATGGAACCCTTTCGATTTGGAATGTTACCACCAGTGGACTAACTCGCACCCTAAGTGCTCATCAAGGATCTATTCATAGTATTACCCTCAGTCGAGATAGTCAATATTTAGTCACGGGGGGTGAAGATGGATTAATTAAAATTTGGGATTTAGCCACCGGATTAAAATCAGCAACCTTGCCCTTAATTCAAACGATTCAAGCCCATAATAGTCCTGTATTAGCTGTTGGGTTGAGTCCTGATGGTCAAAAAATTGCTAGTGGAAGTTGGGATAAAACGATTAAACTTTGGGATGCTAAAACGGGTCAATTCTTGAAAACCTTTATCGGACATGAACAGTTAGTTGATGCGATCGCATTTAGTCCCGATGGTAAAATTTTAGCGAGTGGAAGTAAAGATAGTAGTATTAAACTTTGGAATGTCGAAACCGGAGAATTAATTCGGACATTAAAAGGTCATGAATTATCCGTTTTATCCTTAGCCATTAGTCCTGATGGTGAAACTTTAGCTAGTGGAAGTGCAGATGGAACGATTGCTTTATGGAAATTAAAAACAGGTCAACCCATTCGTCGTTTAAGCGGTCATACCGATGGGGTTTGGTCAATCGTAATCACCACCGATGGTAAAACCTTAATTAGTGGAAGTTGGGATAAAACGGTGAAACTTTGGGATTTAGCAACGGGTCAATTAAAAGGCAATTTAAAAGGTCACTCTGGTTACATTAATGCAGTGAGTATTAGCCCTGATGGTAAAACTTTAGTCAGTGGAGGATGGGATGGACAAGTGAAGGTTTGGAATCAACCTTAA
- a CDS encoding O-linked N-acetylglucosamine transferase, SPINDLY family protein: MSVNPNQSSDPVVMQPDSPQGWTEVAERYYVQKLYAEAITACQQAIAMEPNWALAYVTIGNIYQAQSQLEEAIRSYQQALQINPNLAQAHANLGSMFYRQGQLELAIKSYRQAVKLQPDLAAVHWNLAKVLKHLGQDAEAQVSEQRALALNPQLGGAEVLFNQGNQLALQGKVEEAIATWKKVIELKPDFAEAYGQMGMVLRHQGKYKEAIPVLEKAIELKPNLPLAHQHLCGIYRDSSNLAAARKAVDRYVECCGEIDPIMAAIYNISTYQVSGLNYIAKERFLKLESQLYSKLDRTTLVEIKSLYSNLLFSMPYLRDDLNKNIKLHHRITKRYIETILKPKYQQVSDEIPSSFPHSPLRIGILSSHFNRHSVGWCSLDVLRELSNLSVNLYLYCTDRLQADDRTPLFEAIAHKFFIPKYYPNGLPTPEEIIQEIKTDEIDILLDLDALSLPIHADIFYQKPVPICISWLGFDALQISNQTYFLGDSYTHPQGTEKYYTEQLLRMPNSFMAVSGFNRDSVEPIKVRQSYRISSDQIVYLCVASGRKFNAELAKAQIEILKQVPDSILIYKGLADQDVVISTYRQVCDAVGVGKHRIKFLPRFPQEEEHRKIYAIADILLDSYPYNGGTHTLEALWFNVPVVTRKGEQFLSRMGYSFLQGLSIPEGIAESWKDYINWGVRFGQDEALRKSVQEKLIQSKQSELLAPLWNPKQFAQDLYDILQQLTVKKS; encoded by the coding sequence ATGTCCGTGAATCCGAATCAATCCTCTGATCCCGTTGTCATGCAGCCTGATAGTCCCCAAGGGTGGACAGAAGTGGCGGAACGTTATTATGTTCAGAAATTGTATGCTGAGGCGATTACCGCGTGTCAACAGGCGATTGCGATGGAACCGAACTGGGCGTTAGCTTATGTGACGATAGGGAATATTTATCAAGCTCAAAGTCAACTGGAAGAGGCGATTCGTTCTTATCAACAAGCCTTACAAATTAACCCGAATTTAGCCCAAGCTCATGCTAATTTGGGGAGTATGTTTTACCGACAAGGACAACTGGAATTAGCCATTAAAAGTTATCGCCAAGCGGTGAAGTTACAACCGGATTTAGCTGCTGTTCATTGGAATTTAGCCAAAGTTTTAAAACACTTAGGACAGGATGCAGAAGCTCAAGTTTCAGAACAACGCGCTTTAGCTTTAAATCCACAATTGGGTGGGGCTGAAGTTCTATTTAATCAAGGGAATCAATTGGCGCTCCAAGGAAAAGTTGAAGAGGCGATCGCAACTTGGAAAAAAGTAATTGAACTAAAGCCGGATTTTGCAGAAGCCTATGGTCAGATGGGAATGGTGTTACGACATCAAGGTAAATATAAAGAAGCCATTCCGGTCTTAGAAAAAGCGATAGAACTCAAACCTAATTTGCCCTTAGCGCATCAACATTTATGTGGAATTTACCGCGATAGTAGTAATTTAGCAGCCGCCCGAAAAGCCGTGGATCGGTATGTGGAATGTTGTGGTGAAATTGACCCGATAATGGCAGCAATTTATAATATTAGTACCTATCAAGTATCAGGGTTAAATTATATTGCTAAAGAACGATTTTTGAAGTTAGAATCTCAACTGTATTCTAAATTAGATCGAACTACTTTGGTAGAAATCAAATCTCTATATTCTAATTTACTGTTTAGTATGCCCTATTTAAGGGATGATTTGAATAAAAATATTAAGCTTCATCATCGAATTACGAAACGATATATTGAGACTATTCTTAAACCGAAGTATCAACAAGTTTCGGATGAGATTCCTTCCTCATTTCCCCATTCTCCCTTAAGAATTGGTATTTTATCAAGCCATTTTAATCGCCATTCGGTTGGGTGGTGTAGTTTAGATGTTTTGCGGGAATTATCGAATTTATCGGTTAATCTTTATCTCTATTGTACGGATCGCCTACAAGCGGATGATCGCACGCCGTTATTTGAAGCGATCGCCCATAAATTTTTTATTCCTAAATACTATCCCAATGGATTACCCACACCGGAAGAAATTATTCAAGAAATTAAGACTGATGAAATTGATATTCTGTTAGATTTAGATGCGTTAAGTTTACCAATTCATGCTGATATTTTTTATCAAAAACCCGTTCCCATTTGTATTTCTTGGTTAGGGTTTGATGCGTTACAAATTTCTAATCAAACTTATTTTTTAGGGGATTCCTATACTCATCCTCAAGGAACTGAAAAATATTATACAGAACAATTGTTACGGATGCCAAACTCGTTTATGGCGGTTTCGGGCTTTAATCGAGATTCAGTTGAACCGATTAAAGTTCGACAATCTTACCGCATTAGTTCTGATCAAATTGTCTATTTATGTGTAGCATCGGGTCGAAAATTTAATGCTGAATTAGCAAAAGCTCAAATTGAGATTCTCAAACAGGTTCCTGATAGTATTTTAATTTATAAAGGTTTGGCGGATCAAGACGTTGTGATTTCAACCTATCGCCAAGTTTGTGATGCGGTGGGGGTGGGGAAACATCGGATTAAATTTTTACCTCGTTTTCCTCAAGAGGAAGAACACCGAAAAATTTATGCGATCGCCGATATTCTCTTAGATTCCTATCCCTATAATGGCGGAACTCATACCTTAGAAGCATTATGGTTTAATGTTCCAGTGGTGACTCGAAAAGGAGAACAATTTTTATCGCGGATGGGTTATTCTTTCTTACAAGGATTATCGATTCCAGAAGGAATTGCTGAGTCTTGGAAAGACTATATTAACTGGGGGGTACGTTTCGGTCAAGATGAAGCGTTGAGGAAATCCGTTCAAGAAAAGTTAATTCAATCCAAGCAATCTGAACTTTTAGCTCCTCTTTGGAATCCTAAACAATTTGCTCAGGATTTATATGATATTTTACAGCAATTAACGGTTAAAAAATCCTAG